The stretch of DNA ATAGTTAGTTTTGCTAGCAGTCCATGCTGTGACTCAATTGAGGTAGTGGCTTGTCAACTATGCAGCTAATTGATACCCACGTTCATATCAACTTTGATGTGTTTCGGGACGATATTGACGCTGTTGCTCGACGATGGCGTGAAGCTGGTGTGGTGCGGTTAGTTCATTCTTGCGTTGAACCTTCTGAGTTTGAAAGTATTCAACAGCTTGCTGATCGCTTTCCAGAGTTATCATTCGCGGTTGGGTTGCATCCCCTTGATGCCCACCAATGGACAGCAGAGACCGCTTCTGTAATTAAAACCTTGGCACAGTCAGATAGTCGCGTTGTCGCTATTGGAGAAACTGGCCTAGATTTCTACAAAGCTGATAACTATTCTCAGCAGGCCGAGGCATTCATAGCTCAGTTGACGATTGCCCACACTCTGAATTTACCCGTTATCATTCACTGTCGAGATGCTGCGGCTGAAATGTTAGACCTGATGCAACACTTTATGGCTGAGC from Cyanobacteriota bacterium encodes:
- a CDS encoding TatD family hydrolase, whose product is MQLIDTHVHINFDVFRDDIDAVARRWREAGVVRLVHSCVEPSEFESIQQLADRFPELSFAVGLHPLDAHQWTAETASVIKTLAQSDSRVVAIGETGLDFYKADNYSQQAEAFIAQLTIAHTLNLPVIIHCRDAAAEMLDLMQHFMAEHQLTALSGVMHCWGGTPEETQSFLDLGLYISFSGTVTFKNASQIKASAQLVPDDRLLIETDCPFLAPVPKRGSPRNEPAYVRYVAEHVATLRKVTVDVLAQQTTHNAMRLFKLNAQPLDSYHGNHHQDLAIQAGFL